Proteins co-encoded in one Flavivirga eckloniae genomic window:
- a CDS encoding lipopolysaccharide biosynthesis protein has translation MGLVASQSFKNVISTYLGFFVGAINTLFLYTEFLSDEYYGMVGYMLSLAYVIMPLMSFGAHNTLIKFYSSFKTRVSLNSFLTLMLFLPFIITIPLSFFSYVCYDTIADFLSKENDIISGYIWHVIVIALALAYFEVFFAWAKVQMQTVFGNFMKEVFHRIGTMVLLFLLHFNVVDVEQFMIGLVCVYVLRMFVMNAYAFSVKLPVITFKKVNGVSSIFKYSFLIIIAGSIATIFLDVDKVMLGAYIKIEEIAYYNVAVFIAAVIAVPQKSMNQILLPLSAKYLNEKDFDALEDLYKKSSLNLFIISGFIFLLIVLNIDQLYYIIPEEFNGGLFVVFIISVGKLYDAILGSNNAILFNSDYYRVVLYLGVALVILMIVLNMVFIPLFGIDGAALATFIAIFVYNSIKLLFVYKKFQIHPFTSNVLRITGLITLSVLLFYFWEFPFHPFVNIALKSALITALYVFVVYRFKFSEDISALIERYLKIK, from the coding sequence ATGGGACTAGTTGCTTCACAATCTTTTAAAAACGTTATTTCAACATATTTAGGTTTTTTTGTCGGAGCGATTAATACATTATTTCTATATACTGAGTTTCTTAGTGACGAGTATTACGGTATGGTTGGGTATATGCTGTCTTTAGCCTATGTTATTATGCCTTTAATGTCCTTTGGTGCTCACAATACCCTGATTAAGTTTTATTCATCGTTTAAAACACGTGTGTCCTTAAATAGCTTTTTAACACTCATGCTGTTCTTGCCGTTTATCATCACGATTCCGTTGAGTTTTTTTAGTTATGTATGTTATGATACTATTGCAGATTTTTTATCTAAAGAAAATGACATTATTAGTGGTTATATATGGCATGTTATAGTTATAGCGCTTGCTTTGGCCTATTTTGAGGTGTTTTTTGCTTGGGCTAAGGTGCAAATGCAAACTGTGTTTGGAAATTTTATGAAAGAGGTTTTCCATCGAATAGGAACTATGGTGCTGTTGTTTTTATTGCATTTTAATGTAGTTGATGTTGAGCAGTTTATGATTGGATTGGTTTGTGTTTATGTTTTAAGAATGTTTGTTATGAACGCATATGCGTTTAGTGTTAAACTTCCAGTTATTACTTTTAAAAAGGTAAATGGGGTAAGTAGCATTTTTAAGTATTCATTTTTAATAATTATAGCTGGGTCTATTGCTACTATTTTTTTAGATGTGGATAAGGTTATGCTGGGCGCTTATATTAAAATTGAAGAAATAGCGTATTATAATGTAGCTGTTTTTATAGCTGCAGTAATTGCAGTGCCCCAAAAATCGATGAATCAAATACTATTGCCTTTATCTGCCAAGTATTTAAATGAAAAGGATTTTGATGCTTTGGAAGACTTGTACAAAAAGAGCTCGTTGAATTTATTTATTATTAGTGGGTTTATTTTTCTGCTTATAGTTTTAAATATTGATCAGTTATATTATATCATTCCAGAAGAATTTAATGGAGGACTGTTTGTTGTGTTTATAATTAGTGTTGGTAAACTATATGATGCTATTTTAGGGAGTAACAATGCTATTTTATTCAATAGCGATTATTATAGAGTAGTGCTCTATTTAGGAGTTGCCCTAGTTATATTAATGATTGTTTTAAATATGGTTTTCATCCCCTTGTTTGGTATAGATGGAGCAGCTTTGGCAACCTTTATAGCCATTTTTGTATACAACTCCATAAAACTGCTGTTCGTTTATAAGAAGTTTCAAATTCATCCTTTTACATCCAATGTGCTTAGAATAACGGGCTTAATAACTTTAAGTGTATTGCTTTTTTATTTTTGGGAATTCCCATTTCATCCTTTTGTAAATATTGCTTTAAAATCGGCTTTAATCACTGCATTGTATGTGTTTGTAGTTTATAGGTTTAAGTTTTCTGAGGATATTTCCGCACTTATTGAGCGCTATTTGAAGATTAAATAA
- a CDS encoding OmpA family protein, with protein sequence MRAKHHILTSIILLLSFSALAQYGTQKKADNLFNKFSFVNAVQVYHNLIEKDFNADYATRQLADSYAFLRNPDSAVVYYKKAVEQPNVPIAYYYNYAQALRGVKAYKESRVWMRRFKKAGGEVNEERLSKDPDFINSIFNAKQQYFLTDVNFNSKYSDFGAYEHDGKIYFASSRNEGVTKKHIYGWNEEPFLDIYVTDKSANDSIVDHKSRLKGDINSVYHEGPITITKDGKTIYFSRNNYNKDVLGKDAEGMTNLKIYKASLIDGKWTNVEELPFNNDDYSNGHPALNSDETKLYFASNMPDGFGGTDIYYVDVNSNGSYGKPQNLGNVVNTDKNERFPFVNSEGVLFFASDGHPGLGLLDIFGTVSDKTNNIISVLNLGVPVNSSKDDFSFFMNDDGLSGYFASNRNGGVGGDDIYAYDRVPQLKIEGTITDVKTNAPVPNAIVTLLDGNNKQIALLKTDEDGNYDINIDRDTDYILNIKKEDYIDDTRHVTSKGVEKKVTSITENFHLNQVEKVLPITELYPIYFDFNKFDIRSDGTAELDRIVNLMMNTYPNMVIKIESHTDSRGSSRYNDRLSLGRAKATYKYLIDKGVDPARITEYKGYGEQKLINDCDDNTNCTEEEHQLNRRTQFIVIKME encoded by the coding sequence ATGAGAGCAAAACATCATATATTAACTAGTATTATATTGTTATTAAGCTTTTCGGCACTAGCCCAATATGGCACTCAAAAAAAAGCGGATAACTTATTTAATAAATTTTCGTTTGTTAATGCTGTTCAGGTGTATCACAATCTTATAGAAAAAGATTTTAATGCCGATTATGCCACCAGGCAATTAGCAGACAGTTATGCGTTTTTACGAAACCCAGACAGTGCTGTTGTATATTATAAAAAGGCGGTAGAACAACCTAATGTGCCTATTGCATATTATTACAACTATGCACAAGCCTTAAGGGGTGTAAAAGCCTATAAAGAATCTCGTGTTTGGATGAGACGCTTTAAAAAAGCGGGAGGAGAAGTAAATGAAGAAAGGCTTTCAAAAGATCCCGATTTTATTAATTCCATTTTCAATGCAAAACAACAATACTTTTTAACAGATGTTAACTTCAATTCAAAGTATAGTGATTTTGGAGCATACGAGCACGATGGTAAAATTTACTTTGCCTCATCAAGAAACGAGGGTGTTACTAAAAAACACATATATGGCTGGAACGAAGAGCCCTTTTTAGACATTTATGTTACCGATAAAAGTGCTAACGACAGTATTGTAGATCATAAGTCTAGACTTAAAGGCGATATTAATTCCGTGTATCACGAAGGACCAATAACCATAACTAAGGATGGTAAAACCATTTATTTCTCTAGAAACAATTACAATAAAGATGTTTTAGGGAAAGATGCAGAAGGCATGACAAACCTTAAAATCTATAAGGCATCCTTAATTGATGGCAAATGGACTAATGTTGAAGAACTTCCTTTTAATAACGATGATTATTCCAACGGACATCCGGCTTTGAATAGCGACGAAACGAAATTATATTTTGCATCCAATATGCCAGATGGTTTTGGCGGAACAGATATTTATTATGTAGATGTAAATAGCAATGGCTCTTATGGCAAACCACAAAACTTAGGTAATGTGGTTAACACAGATAAAAATGAGAGATTCCCTTTTGTTAACAGTGAAGGTGTCCTTTTCTTTGCTTCAGATGGGCATCCGGGATTAGGTTTGCTAGACATCTTTGGAACCGTTTCAGACAAAACCAATAACATTATTAGTGTTTTAAATCTTGGTGTTCCAGTAAACTCTAGTAAAGACGATTTTTCATTCTTTATGAACGACGATGGATTATCCGGGTATTTCGCATCTAATAGAAATGGAGGTGTTGGTGGTGACGATATTTATGCTTACGACAGAGTGCCACAATTAAAAATAGAAGGTACCATAACAGATGTTAAAACAAATGCTCCAGTACCTAATGCTATAGTTACGTTACTAGACGGCAACAATAAACAAATAGCCCTCCTGAAAACTGATGAAGACGGAAATTACGATATAAACATCGATAGAGATACAGACTATATATTAAACATTAAAAAAGAAGACTATATAGACGATACCAGACATGTAACCTCTAAAGGTGTAGAAAAAAAGGTTACCAGTATTACAGAAAACTTCCACCTAAATCAAGTTGAAAAAGTTTTACCAATTACAGAGCTCTATCCTATTTATTTTGACTTTAATAAGTTCGATATTAGAAGCGATGGTACTGCCGAGTTAGATAGAATAGTTAATTTAATGATGAACACGTACCCGAATATGGTAATAAAAATAGAATCGCATACCGATTCCAGAGGTTCATCAAGATACAACGACAGACTCTCTCTAGGTAGAGCTAAAGCTACATACAAGTATCTAATCGATAAAGGTGTAGATCCTGCCAGAATAACTGAATACAAAGGTTATGGTGAGCAAAAATTGATTAATGATTGTGATGACAATACCAATTGTACAGAGGAAGAACATCAATTAAACAGACGTACACAATTTATTGTGATTAAAATGGAATAA
- a CDS encoding OmpA family protein, with protein MKNKNYILVCIALMLSFSAFSQQGKQKRADTLFNKFSFVKAAKVYRELIQNNYNRDYATRQLADCYAYLRDPRNASRFYKNVVKQKNVPIEYYYKYAQSLRGMKKYEDSQVWLQRYKDSGGVVKSNDFSKDANFITSVFGAKQQYFLDKIRFNSKYSDFGAFEHNGKVYFASSRDEGVAIKRLYGWNEQPFLDIYVADVGTRRNVNHSAKIKGDVNSIYHDGPVTITKNGHTMYFSSNNFTKEAGERKDRKGLTNMKIYRATLQDSVWTNIEDLSINSDDFSTQHAALNVDETKLYFASDRPGGYGGSDIYEVDINPDGSLGEPQNVGNIVNTESSEGFPFINNEGVLFFSSDGHPGLGLYDIFGTIKGEDGGIADVINLGIPVNSNKDDFSFTMNENGITGYFASNRKGGRGDDDIYAYHRKPVLHVEGVVTDAINMNPVAHAIITLFDKNGNQIAYMETDENGYYQINIDRNEDYKIVASQDKYIDDYRHFTSKNIQTELITINANLLLNPVPNVIKLAELNTIYFDFNKYDIRKDAALELDKIVSLMQNDYPDMIIRIESHTDSRGDLTYNDRLSIDRANSTYDYLISKGIKPERITEHQGFGERRLTNGCEDGEDCEEEQHQLNRRTQFIVVKME; from the coding sequence ATGAAAAATAAAAACTACATATTAGTCTGTATCGCTTTAATGTTAAGCTTTTCAGCCTTTTCTCAACAAGGAAAACAAAAAAGAGCCGATACATTATTCAATAAATTCTCTTTCGTAAAAGCAGCTAAAGTTTACAGAGAGCTTATTCAAAATAACTACAACAGAGATTATGCTACACGACAGTTAGCAGACTGTTATGCTTATTTAAGAGACCCGAGAAACGCCTCTAGATTTTATAAAAATGTAGTTAAGCAAAAAAACGTACCTATAGAGTATTACTATAAATACGCACAATCGCTTCGAGGCATGAAAAAATATGAAGACTCGCAAGTTTGGTTGCAGCGTTACAAAGATTCTGGAGGTGTTGTAAAATCAAACGACTTTTCTAAAGACGCCAACTTTATCACCAGTGTTTTTGGTGCTAAACAACAATACTTTTTAGATAAAATCCGATTCAATTCAAAATACAGCGACTTTGGAGCTTTCGAACATAATGGTAAAGTCTATTTTGCTTCATCCAGAGACGAAGGTGTTGCCATAAAACGTTTGTACGGTTGGAACGAACAACCTTTCCTGGATATTTATGTAGCCGATGTAGGTACCAGAAGAAATGTAAATCATTCAGCAAAAATAAAAGGAGATGTAAACTCTATATATCACGATGGTCCGGTAACCATTACAAAAAATGGGCATACCATGTACTTTTCCAGCAATAACTTTACCAAGGAAGCTGGTGAAAGAAAAGATAGAAAAGGGTTAACTAACATGAAAATATACAGAGCAACCCTTCAGGACAGCGTATGGACAAATATTGAAGACTTATCCATAAACAGTGATGATTTTTCTACACAGCATGCCGCCTTAAACGTTGATGAAACCAAATTATACTTTGCATCAGATAGGCCTGGCGGATATGGTGGTTCAGATATTTATGAGGTAGACATCAATCCTGATGGCTCCTTAGGAGAACCTCAAAATGTTGGAAATATTGTAAATACAGAAAGCTCGGAAGGATTTCCCTTTATTAACAATGAAGGTGTTTTATTCTTCTCTTCAGACGGACATCCTGGTTTAGGACTGTACGATATCTTTGGAACCATTAAAGGAGAAGACGGTGGCATTGCCGACGTTATAAACTTAGGAATTCCTGTTAACTCCAATAAAGATGATTTCTCGTTTACCATGAATGAAAATGGTATAACAGGGTATTTTGCATCTAACAGAAAAGGAGGACGTGGCGACGACGATATTTACGCATACCACAGAAAACCTGTATTACATGTAGAAGGTGTTGTAACAGATGCCATTAATATGAATCCTGTAGCACATGCCATAATTACTTTGTTCGACAAAAACGGCAACCAAATTGCCTATATGGAAACAGATGAAAACGGTTACTATCAAATAAATATCGACAGAAACGAAGATTATAAAATTGTGGCGAGTCAGGACAAATACATTGACGACTACAGACATTTTACCTCAAAAAACATTCAAACCGAGCTCATTACCATTAATGCCAATTTACTATTGAACCCGGTACCTAATGTTATAAAACTTGCTGAGTTGAACACGATTTATTTCGATTTCAACAAATACGATATTAGAAAAGATGCTGCTTTAGAGCTGGATAAAATTGTTAGCCTAATGCAAAACGACTATCCAGATATGATTATTAGAATAGAGTCGCATACCGATTCCAGAGGAGACTTAACATACAATGATAGATTATCTATAGATAGAGCAAATTCAACATACGATTACTTAATTTCCAAAGGTATAAAACCGGAAAGAATTACAGAACATCAAGGTTTTGGAGAACGTAGGTTAACTAATGGATGTGAAGATGGTGAAGACTGTGAAGAGGAACAACATCAATTAAACAGACGTACTCAATTTATAGTTGTGAAAATGGAATAA
- a CDS encoding PorP/SprF family type IX secretion system membrane protein — protein sequence MRLIKHNIIAIALLSCTVGIAQQLPQFTQYMYNTISINPAYAGSREALSIVGLHRSQWVGFKGGPITQTLSIHTPLRNDRIGLGLSFIEDDLGPQNYSYLYADFSYSIPVGRTGKFAFGAKGGATLYSFDQDFINDPTVSQDPFFSGTENRWAPNIGAGVYYHTNRFYAGLSAPRILSTDENKNGDYKALERISYYFTLGGVFDISNSFKFKPAGLIKATNGAPLSFDLTANFLYREKFWLGGSYRINEQAAAIGGIVDFQVSRQLRLGYAYEKPISDIARYTTGTHEILLIYEFKFLSSKLKSPRYF from the coding sequence ATGAGACTTATAAAACATAACATAATAGCTATTGCATTGTTAAGCTGTACGGTTGGAATTGCACAACAATTACCGCAATTCACCCAGTATATGTACAATACAATCTCAATAAATCCAGCTTATGCAGGAAGTAGAGAAGCATTAAGCATTGTTGGATTGCACAGAAGCCAATGGGTTGGTTTTAAAGGTGGACCTATTACCCAAACACTTTCAATACACACACCACTAAGAAACGATAGAATAGGCTTAGGGTTATCTTTTATTGAAGACGATCTGGGACCACAAAACTATTCGTACCTATATGCAGATTTCTCATATAGTATTCCAGTGGGAAGAACAGGGAAGTTTGCATTTGGAGCAAAAGGTGGTGCTACACTCTATAGTTTCGATCAGGATTTCATTAACGATCCAACTGTAAGTCAAGATCCATTTTTTAGTGGCACAGAAAACCGCTGGGCGCCTAACATCGGTGCTGGTGTTTACTATCATACAAATAGATTCTATGCCGGATTATCTGCGCCAAGAATACTTAGCACAGACGAAAACAAAAACGGAGACTATAAAGCCTTAGAGCGTATTAGCTACTACTTTACATTAGGAGGTGTATTCGATATTAGTAACTCGTTTAAATTTAAGCCTGCTGGTTTAATAAAAGCGACCAATGGTGCTCCCCTATCTTTCGATCTTACAGCTAATTTCTTATACAGGGAAAAGTTTTGGTTAGGCGGATCCTATAGAATAAATGAGCAAGCCGCTGCCATAGGTGGTATTGTAGACTTTCAAGTTTCAAGACAACTACGTTTAGGATATGCTTACGAAAAGCCTATTTCAGACATAGCCAGATATACTACTGGAACGCATGAGATATTGCTTATATACGAATTTAAGTTCTTAAGTTCTAAGTTAAAATCACCAAGATATTTCTAA